The DNA region GTGACTACTGCCATAGTGCTTTGCAACTGTGTCGTCATTTGAGTGCAGTTTCTCTCTGTTATGTCCTGTATTGACCTCTGTTTGCGAGTTTAGACTCGTTCTGTGGAGAACCTCCACCGATCTAGCAGACTCTTCGCGTCTATAAGTATCGCAGGGCAAGACAGTATCCCCCTTGATCGTTTCTAGATCTCCAGGATTTAGTAATGAACAATGATCGGTGTACTTCAAGTTCTCCGAGATGAAATTTCGATCAGGGTCCAAGCTTGTCTTGACACTCTCTTGGACCCTTGGTTTAGACGTAGAAGGATCGTCGTCGTTGACAAGATGTCTTCTCAGAGGATGGTAATCGGTGTCTCGAAACATCCTATGATCCAGCAAGCACCTAGTCTTCCTATTCCCAGCGATCTTGCATCGTGGATCGTTTTCATCTTCCAGAGGGACGAACTCCCAGAAACCGATGATCTTCTCGCTCTTCCCAGTGTCCTTCGAGGATTTCGGCACCACAGCTGCATCCGTGGACGTAGACACCTCCGATATATCGCATATACTGTCCTTATCCACTGCACGATCCACAAATTTCCGGATTTTATCGATCGGATTTTATCGATAGATCGAGTGTACATCACACTCCCAGATTGATCAGAATCGTAATTACACACCGGAGAATTCGGATCTTTCATGGTTTCAGGATTCTGCTGATTCTCCATTTGTTCGAGATCATTGGGAGAGGATTTCGGGAAGGATTGAGTCCTCTTTTTCCGATCTTTCGGCGGAGATCGCGTTCTAGATCGGATTCTAGGAGCCTGAAGATCTTCGATGGTTTGCTCAGTATTGTTTGCCTTTGCTGCAGGGATTTTTGTGCTCTTTTGATATCTTGATGATCTTTGAACTTTCTGCGGGGGTTCATCGATTGGTTTTTTCAGGTTTGTGGTTGTCCGTGTTCTCAGATTCTGCCAACGatctttggagatgttatggTCGAACACTTCTGGGTAATCTGGTTCCAGGGTCACCATAGTGTTTCTCTTATCGAAGGTGAATTTTTCTTCAACTTTCGGAACGATTTTCGCATCGATTTTGGGTTCGACTTTCGGAGGAGGTGACTGAGGTGTCATTGGTCTCTTTCGCGTTGGACAACTCATCGGTCTTCTCTCAGAATTTGATGCTGCGTGATCGTCTGGAAGTTCCTGAGGAATTTCTTGGACGTTTCCTTTGTTCCAGCGATTCAATCTGGGTCTTTCTGACTGCATTCTTGGACTCATTTTCATGTCTTTCGTGTTTGAAGTCTTCTTGGGCGTTGGGTTGTCGCTCACTTCGTTGTGGGTGGTCGGCCTTTTCCCACGATGCTATAAGATCGATAGAAAAACCGCAAGAAGGTGTTACATAATGGCAGTTTCATTATCTAATGCACGCAAATGTGTTTTGATACATTTAcaacgaaaaaaaaatgttgacgACCTTGAAAACTCCGGAAAAAAGCGACCTTGAGAAGATAATAACATTTGCAAAGCGTTCCCCTTGTGATACcatttatattacattaataacatctttatgcaaaatagaaattgtttgcatcaattgtaagaaacatgAGCCAAATGAAATTGTCATTCTTTTCTTAACAACTTTAACAAGATGAATATAACACATGAACATTCATAAATTCTTGCAatccttttactgttttaaattacatctactcgtttgtataataaatgcattaaatccgtCGTCTAGTcataaaaaataaaggagatatttaggttgcTTATTCTTTCATTATGGAAGCAATTAGAAATATTCCTCATTGACAGAAAGACTGTACCTCGCTTGGAAAATTTGTGCTTATTAATTTACCTCGTCAATGTTCGGGCGAGGAGCATTTTCAACTTGTTTATGGGTGGAGAATGTTTTCCCCAGGTTTTTCGGAAGTTCTTCGTTCTGCCGCCATTTTTCTCTGTAAAATTTGTGCGCTGATTTATCTTCGTACCTCGATCTGCTATTTTTGACAGTGGTGGTTCTCGTAGGAGAATACTGGCTTTTATTTTGTGTAGGCATAGTCGGTGTTATGGCATCGCAACACGCGTCAGAGATTTCAATGATCTTCCTCTGATCCTCGCCGGGATTCTCAGCGAAAATAGGTGGCACGTTATCCACGAAAAATAGAAATGGACTGTCAACGAAGCTGTTCATGTTTTACCAAATGTATGCTCCATGAATTTGAGAACCACATAGCCTCGAAAATTCTTGGTGTACTCGCGGTTTTTGGAAAAATGACTTCTGTTCAATTACGATATTGATGGTGCTCTTGAAACGATGATTTTCATCGGAGATGGCTATTGCACTTGGAATTTTGACTGAGTTGCCGAATTAATCACATTTGATGGCTGACATTTTTCTGGTGATCGATTGTCAAGTGTtcgattgaaaataaaatcgaatttcACGCGTTCGTAGCAAAAAAATCATTTAGAAtttagaaattatgaaaatgacTTTTCTgatgaaatgaaatttctaaatttctaaattttgttcatattttatttattttgttatgtAGGTTTTTGTAAATTGCAGAAAAGTCTGTAGTGACATTCCCAAATGGCAAACatagattaaatatttttaaaagcgCACTATCTTGGTCACACTGCAAGCTATCTATAAAAAGACAATTGTTCGCGCTTTTtatctttaaaaataattataatttcgtaAATTTATCGACTGAGATAAGTGCGAACAGACTTCAGAAATAAGCCATCTACGTGGCACTAGTTTCCACTATATGTTTTGATACTAACTTCGCCGTTCTACCGCGGATGTCGCCATAAGTAAATTCGTGTAGCGGATGTCGAAAATGTAGACTCCTATATTGCCAAGATATaatcgtatatataattgtaaattTTGTTAAATAGTTTTGGACACATTGTACACATTATCAAATAGTTGAACTATATATTTGAGTCCAAACCCAGATTCAGTAAAAGACTTGCGCGTGTATTGAAGATTTGTATTTAAAATCAAGCTACACAGGGTTCGTCCGCGAAATTGTTAAACAATATCAGTTGGTTATTCTTCCATAAATGAATATGCAATTGTAGAACTGAAATCAATCAATTTCAAGCTTCTTGAAGCTCCCTTCGACGCCGAAGATGTCTGTCAAGGATTTTGCTTTTCCGGGCCTCAACGCCTCGTTCACTCTTTTATTTTGTTCATCGTATACGTAGAAGTCCCGGTTCTCTTCAAGTAGCTTCACGCTTTCCTCGTGCAGCTTCATCACGGGTCCTGCTTTTCCACCTGCTTCGTTTGGCAATGCTTCTACGGGCAGGAATTTCGCCAGTGTGTCCAAGTTTGTGTGTGTATGAAGCTAAATTCAAAACGGAGAACATAATTcagttatttttcatttcatttcgtctttcttgaaattctatcaAAATGATGATAAAAGAAGCGCACAAACAgtatttgaaaatataaatttttaacgagtTCCAATACGTTACCATGTCTAATAGCTCCTTCTTCATGAACGGCTTCATCATGTTCAAGATCACATCCATCACGGCCGTGATATTCATAAAATGGAATCCCTTCAGGCGAACCGGAAGTGCTTCCTGCAGGTAATACAGATACTTCTTCAGTCCCATGGGATTCAATCTAGCAGCATGTCCAAGAACAACGTTCTTCATGTCGAATAAAATTATATGACCAGGCATTGTGCCTTCTTTGCAGAGCCATAGGTCAACCACCATGCTCAGAAACTTCATGCCATCGTTGTAGACGTAGTGCGACGGCTCAGTATCGATCAACGTGCCGTAGAGGATCGCGTATCCTTCGGGAGTCCTCATATCCAACACCTGGATCGTTCTGCCAGAACACAATTTGCGCAAATCGCGTAATTTCGGTTCGTTCGGCTGCAATTTTCCAGTCATTGAAATTGCTtgcagcaaaaacacgtgaccTTCGATTGCAGAATTATGGGACTAGAATTTGTTGTATGTTCTTATTAAAGAATGGCACAGTTGTTTTAGATCACCACATTTTCAAAATGTGTGTAAATTGTGTTGAAATAGAAGATTTGGTTGATTAATAAATTGTTGTTGTAAAGTTTAGTGGTAGACCGCGATGATTGTATTCGGTTGGCCGAGAGATGGGAATTCTTTCACGAAGAATGCATAGTAACTGAGGAGTTATGTTCATTCGTGCATGCAGTTGTAACCGGAGCAACGTACAACGAGGATAATTGAGGCATAAGAACGCGGAACGATGACtataaaagaaaatgaaaacgaGAATTACGTTCGTCAACGTTAGTCAGCGACTTATGCGCTTGCAGTGGTGTTCAATGAATTCAGAGGGAACAATTCTCATGCAACCATAAATCTAACAAATTACAGACACATTTTCTGCAGAAAGAACTCTATCAAACAATAATGAATTGTCTCTTCGAAAATTCCAGTTAATACGCGAGTACTTACACTGTGTTAAAGGCTTTCCTCAGCTCCTTACAGCCCAGAGGGTCCATGTTCGAGAAAAACTCCGGAACGTGCGACCTCACAGTATAATAAGTGTCAATAGTTGCCTTGGTAGGTTCCATTCGATAGTAATTACTATGATAGAACAACGCCAGCTCGGCGTCACTAACTTTTGGCAAATGGGGCTGCTTTTTCAACCACTCCCTCAACACCTGTATCTCCTCTTCCTTCAATTCTGGATTCCTCTTCAACTCCTCCTCGTACGTCACTGGCTGCATCTTCATTTCCTTtggttttaaacaattttctataACTTGTTACAATGCGGGCGAGATCGTCTTTCAATCGCGCAGCGTCTTCTGCgatctttaaatttttatattgtaaaaTTAACACTGAGCCttctacaattattgaaattgttaaaattcattcatggaaaataatcgaaaataattTCCGTGTGCAGAAAATGACCgacaatttcaataaacttaGCGCTGCCATTTTTGTCAGGCAATATTTACCAGATACttttggtaggtttagtgttcagAATCGAAAGAGCGAATCGCAGAAGAGGCAGCTGAGTCCAGTTGAGTACCGAAAGAGGATTGATTTCGTGATGATCTAGTCGGCGGTTTGAATGATACTGACTCCCGTAGACATTCAATCGCAATCGTCCTCTTAAAATGTGATGGGACAAGCTAATATCATGTAATCACGTATTGCGTGACTAGTTGGGTCGTCAGACCAACAGCCATCAAATTACATATTCCAAGATGATATGAAAATCGCACAAtagcaacaaaaaaaaaaaagaaacaatcgtAATACCGTTTTTGCAGATTTCCGCACGGGAAATCATTCCTTCCAACCTAattcttaacccttagcactcgaatgacgactctgaggcgccgttaaacatttatttaggtattgtatgagatgtttataccaatttcatgtgcataaaattttaaaaaatcgtaggaaatggaaatatttgagGTTGgaagaattgtttaattttcgtAATTCAtactttgaaaatgaaattgaacgaACATTTTCATATCGAACATTTTATTTATCGTATCGGTAGGAAAATCAGAAGCAAGGGACTCGAAGGAGGAAAATAAAATTGGCGAAACGAGTTCTGTGCAGCAATAGCTACGTTTTTGAAACGGATTTCTTCGATTCATCCTGAGCCAGCGGAAACTCACGTAAGTATTACACCAGTTATAAATAGCGGCTTCCGCAAAGGACAAAAACAAGTCGCATGTTCTTGCCTTCGCAAACCTGTTATTAGGTCGGGTTATTTGTTTGCGCGAGtgttaatcatttttctgaattttttcgTTTGGAAAAAGTGAACATGTTCCGAGCTAGTTGCATAGAAATTCTGTGAACCATGCCGTACATACTATAATTTTAAAGGAATCATACATATTAATGTGAAAAGCAATTAGCACGCGAAGTTCGGATTAATTAAGCTCAATCATATTCAATTAAATACTCTTTTGCCGCTCTATTTCAGTTCGGATTGCGTGGAACGAGTCGAGAAAACCTTCCTAGATAATTATGCCAATTTTTACATTTCAATAATCGAGGGAACgtgataactagacagcggatcttaaggcaaaataaaaattttcggcttgaattgcaacaaactggaacgacatagaaatttctttccccttctaatatgtttaatggattgaaaataatacagcagtattttgaaatttttctaacggtcttgctgttttaaattatacctacttatttttgccataaatgcataaaatccgctatctagtgataacaaacaaaaaaacaaaGTACACTTCAGGCGCTGAAAAATTCTGTcgcgaatatttttcaaaatagaatagcacttaaaaattctttaaatcTCTGTACGTTCAGCTACAGTTAAATAGATTCTGTTTCTACCGTTTTGAAAACAGAATAGAAATTTCTGTTTTACGGAATTCAAATGGAATTACTTAACTACGATTAAAGTCCTGCCATTGGTAGGAAATCAGTCAGACTTTGGTGAAGCTAGACTTAATAAATAAGTCGCGTAAAATTAACCCGTTTACCAAATGAAATGTAGAATGGGGTAATGAATTATTTATCAATCGATCTCGAGTTTCTTGAACGTTCCTTCGACACCGAACAAATCGTTCGCAGTCTTGCTTTTCCCGACGCGCTTAGACTCGTCTACTCGAGCCACTGTTTCCTCTTCTATGAACCACTCGCGGTTGTCATCCAACTCTTTTATTTGATCCTCGTGAAATTTGGACAATGGCCCCGCTTTTCCACCGATGTCGTTCGGTAGAATGTCGAGAGATACGTACTCCTCCAATGATTCCAACGAGGAATGCAAATGTATCTGGTAAAGTTATGCAAAATTATGCGTCGTTACATCGTTAAGTGGTTTGTGATGCGACGATTTAAAAGCGATACTATGTAATTGCAAGCTCATTACAGATTTGTTAGGCAACGAATTGCAATCAGTAGACTGttgatcttcatgcatttatagaaaaacatctcctctattacaatcattaacactaaacctaccaccaccggtcaaaatggccGGTTccggattttttattttacaattattgaaataatacaaatgatttaataaggaatggttgtatattgtatagatatctttagtagagcacgtacaGTAAATCCGCATTtactccactacccactccactgccggccaacgccgcgCCGCAGTGTGAACTCggctcggtgtgaacaccactacATTAACAGTATGAATCGAatgttcaaacttcttaattttcattatctttttatgGGACTTATTAACGGTATTTCTacatatttctggcatttttctgattaaaatgacaccaaacacgatataatttcaattgtatttagtggtttaatcgacgatgaaattttcgggcgcaaggaaggacagcgacaacgcgggtctttaaactgtgccggcgacggcgacggcgactgtccgcgtctttttctttcccatacgctgtccttccttgtgcccgcaactttcatcgtcgattgaaccactaaatacagtttataacatcgtgtttggtgtcattttaatcagaaaaatgccaggaaaAAGTTAGTGACAGTCCCATAAAAAGatatgtaatgaaaaataaagcattTTTAATTGGCAATGTAATTGTGAGaactttaaactgtgccggcgacggcgacactcttcggccacgcgatccgtatttcattctatccttctctatgttcggctctctattgaagtctcggcgcggttgACGCCGCACGGTGGGAACTTtcgacctaactcgattcaaaatcaaagaactttcgatagaaatgaggtagagcgatgaaatgttttttaaattaaagcttaaactttgcagaatatgggaagaataggaagattatggtacgaatgttttttaacgttgagaaaattcgtgagACATgtagaattttaagaaaatgtggtttctccagtaccacgcgcggaaaaatttttttttagaatgctatatttcatttctcctagattttttcacgctgatttcaaatctggtctcaaaatttgtctacgacctcaggattttgcaagaaatcgatttttgtgaacagaactaatgtaatcattttttcgttgaaatgatttgataacccactaatTTGAAGGtacattgtattctcatatataaaacacaataaaattaaacataatgaagtatttgaacatttatttgacgtatatcacttgacgaacgatcacccgacgtatcgctgcgattgtcgctggcactccttgtaggctatgtgtgactttaatgtaatttaaattagatatctattttctatgattatatatttatttacacaggaagtaaggtaagtatttaatctttttaacttacttctcatcaatgaattctttaacttctggtgataaaaataagaatataaGGTATCAGAATCTATTTAACCGTAGCTGAAccataattttcttgaaattgtacaagtttaacgaattttattaaagttaaaaaacgt from Lasioglossum baleicum chromosome 11, iyLasBale1, whole genome shotgun sequence includes:
- the LOC143213337 gene encoding uncharacterized protein LOC143213337, encoding MNSFVDSPFLFFVDNVPPIFAENPGEDQRKIIEISDACCDAITPTMPTQNKSQYSPTRTTTVKNSRSRYEDKSAHKFYREKWRQNEELPKNLGKTFSTHKQVENAPRPNIDEHRGKRPTTHNEVSDNPTPKKTSNTKDMKMSPRMQSERPRLNRWNKGNVQEIPQELPDDHAASNSERRPMSCPTRKRPMTPQSPPPKVEPKIDAKIVPKVEEKFTFDKRNTMVTLEPDYPEVFDHNISKDRWQNLRTRTTTNLKKPIDEPPQKVQRSSRYQKSTKIPAAKANNTEQTIEDLQAPRIRSRTRSPPKDRKKRTQSFPKSSPNDLEQMENQQNPETMKDPNSPVCNYDSDQSGSVNKIRKFVDRAVDKDSICDISEVSTSTDAAVVPKSSKDTGKSEKIIGFWEFVPLEDENDPRCKIAGNRKTRCLLDHRMFRDTDYHPLRRHLVNDDDPSTSKPRVQESVKTSLDPDRNFISENLKYTDHCSLLNPGDLETIKGDTVLPCDTYRREESARSVEVLHRTSLNSQTEVNTGHNREKLHSNDDTVAKHYGSSHDQSWGEPKHQRKPAHALSFGWPGRNRYLKRENEAKHGEESGKKKKLQNEEKTSGLKFIEKTAACLKRKLEGSQKEDSDLEKSSRMNVEKKIRSEVSTNSKLPIRIGKRLKSKNPIAWKFSDSLKSGLPDKEQNKGPEYVSTVRSRTKPKIKPSVEVHRIVIDSDDTPACPVSVDNVRTGGRTEDQSINGRSEKLGEHLKYVEQDSRRKEFANRFYARNSQGYGMLERMDTNVTRNIGMKEKCFFHVHDEENRICDQYCKGMRSEKVCH
- the LOC143213657 gene encoding uncharacterized protein LOC143213657; the encoded protein is MATKKLSIPYPYCLEEILKNNPEIKKSDIEVLREWCEKQPHLPKIVDLLLVLFLHSNYYSIEAAKHTVENFYTLRSHVPEFFSSRDPLGSKELRQAFNVVAAIGLPQLSKQGYKVLYGKLIDPDPSHYSFDDSTKYFFMVSDLVALQAQTVEGYIFIGDASNVSLGHVGRISPMGMKKLVTYVQDAIPVRLKQVHFINTPPVMDVIMNMAKPFMTRDLWSLIHLHSSLESLEEYVSLDILPNDIGGKAGPLSKFHEDQIKELDDNREWFIEEETVARVDESKRVGKSKTANDLFGVEGTFKKLEIDCLSHHILRGRLRLNVYGSQYHSNRRLDHHEINPLSEMKMQPVTYEEELKRNPELKEEEIQVLREWLKKQPHLPKVSDAELALFYHSNYYRMEPTKATIDTYYTVRSHVPEFFSNMDPLGCKELRKAFNTVTIQVLDMRTPEGYAILYGTLIDTEPSHYVYNDGMKFLSMVVDLWLCKEGTMPGHIILFDMKNVVLGHAARLNPMGLKKYLYYLQEALPVRLKGFHFMNITAVMDVILNMMKPFMKKELLDMLHTHTNLDTLAKFLPVEALPNEAGGKAGPVMKLHEESVKLLEENRDFYVYDEQNKRVNEALRPGKAKSLTDIFGVEGSFKKLEID